Proteins encoded in a region of the Onychostoma macrolepis isolate SWU-2019 chromosome 20, ASM1243209v1, whole genome shotgun sequence genome:
- the cd109 gene encoding CD109 antigen yields MEWLQVFGVLASLLLCSRSLTTPSPAQNPSYLISVSEVLRCGVPSTLSVTVLADYPIKVTAELIHGNSSVAQTEGTVPAGSTRLLALPPVFSDDMSYWYQYQLDVKGFVGANQVFSNSTTMVFSPKCMSIFIQTDKNNYQPGQTVKFRVVLVTPEGNPYKDQIDIFIRDPKGNLIRQWLSVDGFLGVFSKELNLSQNPPLGPWKIVAGVNDVVHERVFTVDHYVLPKFEVKLDVSSALHYEDTLTGTVTAKYFYGKPVSGMLSVIYVHFFNGFEKRYQLKDTIDGSAAITFDVPYSKRDYIYSSYDEYGPSEYVDIIVNVTDVTGLTYNSSARVSIVKNKYNLEFLQHPHIIKPSMAFTAQLKLSTYDSRPLSAEEQSRSVRLAVTQHKFSPWTWMWNSGEDTGPRTKNSTLTSFSPIYDIPVENIDLPVTADGVMSFQIHLSDSVSTLDIEARFEDTVQRLQLYRSYSSPSRSYIQLHRDSEPQVGQPLYLTLESNFNLTEFHYLVMSRGWVVEAGTVHSSTFSLNTDHSWTPLACVMVYHTLPDGEIVNDALQVTFTQVLRNTVSLSWSQDRAEPADSVSLSVSVSEPGSLLGILVVDKAALDSSKDNGITEKTVLEEFMSYSRDIIRTDYSSMKMGDPYSIFMTCGVTVLTDARLNQERSHLFTLFPGAEYFMDQQDSGGFQEPRKRTDFPETWIWLDANVSNSALDSFQFTVPDSLTSWVAFAIVVSENLGLGISAPAELTVFQDFFVSLNLPAYLIRGELLLLEVNLFNYMDVDLEVMVVVAESWMFEFVSPDNGGFSLDNVRKASVLSQNITTLLFPIRATVLGEIPISVKATSVYSSDWVYKTVLVKPEGLEQSYSQTLFLEFQLKQNTLTRTMSFNFPANVVPDSQRASVSAVGDILGPSIGNLDSLIEMPYGCGEQNMIHFAPNIYVLQYMRSTKQTDDQIRNKAMSYMMEAYERELSYQRLDGSFSAFGDSDDSGSTWLSAFVLRCFLQAQGFISIDPMVIQRTAYWLLAHQNADGSFDEPGQVIHTELQGGLDGPVSLTAYVLIALLEDAEYRSAYEGSISSAMSFLTSQLAQRISSNYSLSLVTYALSLANSTAAPSALTEMLKRALIVDGVPTWRPPANVLYNSWQPSSLDIEMSAYVLLAMHRLKLMDQGFTLVKWLSKQRNHLGGFGSTQDTVMALHALSIYATFSNAESIDLTITVNGAFSTAAIFYIDRYNYLLQQSQDLPIEAEDGVDIEVMAEGKGFALFQLNVFYNVMNPRTSLRRRDIHTDEAFYLYIDVMDNEEFNVNLHICFRLREDQALKQTGMAILDVGLLTGFGLAQNGVQLNDLVRRVETSSGRVTLYLDTVTTMERCVEISTILDFKVVNVQDAVVVIYDYYEPRRRTVRSYTSEARRDMSVCSLCGPDCSQCGVRDSWPTDGTPPINQHPLLALSLTTTLVILLSICN; encoded by the exons ATGGAGTGGCTTCAAGTCTTTGGAGTCCTGGCAAGTTTGTTACTCTGCAGTAGATCTCTAACCACGCCGAG cCCAGCACAGAATCCCTCCTATCTCATATCCGTCTCTGAAGTTCTACGCTGTGGCGTTCCGTCCACTTTATCAGTCACCGTTCTGGCAGATTATCCCATCAAAGTCACGGCTGAACTCATCCATGGAAATAGCAGTGTGGCCCAAACAGAGGGCACCGTCCCAGCAG GCTCTACCAGACTGCTGGCTCTTCCCCCC GTCTTTTCTGATGACATGAGTTATTGGTATCAATATCAGCTGGATGTTAAGGGGTTTGTTGGCGCTAATCAAGTGTTCTCCAACTCCACCACGATGGTCTTCAGTCCAAAGTGCATGTCCATCTTTATCCAGACCGACAAGAACAACTACCAACCAGGGCAGACGGTGAAATTTCGGGTTGTATTGGTTACACCTGAAGGAAATCCGTACAAGGATCAGATCGATATTTTTATCAGG GATCCCAAGGGGAATTTGATTCGACAGTGGCTGTCTGTGGATGGTTTTCTTGGTGTTTTTTCGAAAGAGCTGAACCTCTCTCAGAACCCGCCACTAGGCCCGTGGAAAATTGTAGCTGGAGTCAAT GATGTTGTACATGAGAGAGTGTTCACTGTGGACCACTATG TGCTGCCTAAATTTGAGGTGAAATTGGACGTCTCCTCCGCCCTGCATTATGAAGACACACTGACCGGGACGGTCACAGCCAA GTATTTTTATGGGAAGCCTGTCAGTGGGATGTTGTCTGTCATATATGTCCACTTTTTTAATGGCTTTGAGAAGCGTTACCAACTTAAAGATACA ATTGATGGTTCTGCTGCGATCACATTTGATGTGCCATACTCCAAACGGGACTACATATATTCCAGTTATGATGAATATGGGCCCAGTGAATATGTCGACATTATCGTGAATGTCACAGATGTTACAG GGTTAACCTACAACAGCAGCGCAAGGGTTTCTATTGTGAAGAATAAATATAATCTGGAGTTTCTGCAGCATCCACACATCATAAAACCCTCCATGGCCTTCACTGCTCAG ctGAAGTTAAGCACCTATGACAGCCGGCCGCTGTCAGCTGAAGAGCAGAGCAGAAGCGTGCGGCTGGCGGTGACCCAGCACAAGTTCAGCCCCTGGACGTGGATGTGGAACAGCGGTGAAGACACAGGGCCTCGCACAAAGAACAGCACGCTAACGAGCTTCTCTCCCATTTACGATATTCCAGTGGAAAATATCGATCTTCCTGTTACTGCTGATGGTGTGATGTCTTTCCAGATTCACCTCTCTGACAGCGTTTCCACGCTTGATATAGAG GCCCGGTTTGAAGACACAGTCCAGCGTCTTCAGCTCTACAGGAGTTACTCTTCACCGAGCAGATCCTACATACAGCTTCACAGAGACAGTGAGCCTCAG GTCGGACAGCCGCTGTATTTGACTTTGGAGAGCAATTTTAACCTGACAGAATTTCACTATCTT GTGATGTCCCGCGGTTGGGTGGTGGAGGCTGGGACGGTGCATTCCTCCACCTTCAGTCTGAACACAGATCACTCTTGGACTCCACTGGCTTGTGTGATGGTGTACCACACGCTTCCAGACGGAGAGATCGTGAATGATGCTCTGCAAGTTACTTTCACACAAGTCCTGAGAAACACG GTGTCTCTGAGCTGGAGTCAGGATCGTGCCGAACCAGCAGATTCCGTCTCTCTCTCCGTGTCCGTATCCGAGCCCGGATCTCTGCTGGGAATTCTGGTGGTAGATAAAGCAGCGCTGGATTCCAGCAAAGACAATGGCATCACAGAGAAGACG gtGTTGGAGGAATTCATGTCGTATAGCAGAGACATTATCCGTACGGATTACAGCAGCATGAAAATGGGAGATCCGTATTCCATATTCATG ACGTGCGGAGTCACGGTTCTTACCGATGCCAGGCTGAATCAGGAAAGGAGTCACTTATTCACTTTGTTCC CAGGGGCGGAATACTTTATGGATCAGCAGGATAGCGGTGGTTTTCAGGAGCCCAGAAAGCGAACAGACTTTCCTGAAACCTGGATCTGGCTGGATGCTAATGTGAG TAATTCTGCCTTGGATTCCTTCCAGTTCACCGTGCCGGACAGCTTGACCTCCTGGGTGGCCTTTGCCATCGTGGTGTCAGAGAACCTGGGTTTAGGCATCAGCGCTCCTGCAGAG CTGACTGTGTTCCAAGATTTCTTCGTGTCACTGAATCTCCCGGCGTACCTGATCCGTGGGGAACTGCTACTGCTGGAGGTCAATTTATTCAACTATATGGATGTAGATCTGGAG GTGATGGTTGTGGTTGCAGAAAGTTGGATGTTTGAGTTTGTGTCACCAGACAATGGAGGATTTTCCTTGGACAACGTAAGGAAAGCCTCAGTGTTGAGTCAGAACATCACAACGCTTCTGTTCCCCATCAGAGCCACAGTGCTGGGAGAGATTCCCATCTCCGTCAAAGCCACTTCCGTCTACTCTTCAGACTGGGTCTACAAGACGGTTCTTGTCAAG CCAGAGGGACTGGAGCAATCATACTCTCAAACCTTGTTTCTGGAGTTTCAACTGAAGCAGAACACGCTGACTAGGACAATGTCATTTAATTTTCCTGCAAATGTGGTTCCTGACAGTCAAAGGGCAAGCGTGTCTGCTGTGG GTGACATTCTGGGCCCGTCCATTGGCAATCTGGACTCTCTCATTGAGATGCCTTACGGTTGTGGAGAGCAGAACATGATCCATTTTGCTCCAAATATTTATGTTCTCCAGTACATGAGAAGCACCAAGCAGACCGATGATCAGATCAGAAACAAAGCTATGAGCTACATGATGGAAG CTTATGAACGTGAGCTTTCCTACCAAAGGCTTGATGGTTCCTTCAGTGCTTTTGGAGACAGTGATGATTCTGGCAGCACATG GCTGTCAGCGTTCGTGCTCAGGTGTTTCCTCCAGGCTCAGGGCTTCATTTCCATCGACCCGATGGTGATACAGAGGACAGCATATTGGCTGCTGGCTCATCAGAACGCTGACGGTTCGTTCGACGAGCCGGGTCAGGTCATCCACACAGAGCTCCAGGGAGGACTGGATGGGCCGGTTTCTCTCACAGCATACGTCCTTATAGCGCTTCTGGAGGATGCTGAATACAGG AGTGCATATGAAGGCAGCATTTCTTCTGCCATGAGTTTCCTGACGTCTCAACTGGCTCAGAGAATCTCCAGTAACTACAGCCTGTCTTTAGTCACCTATGCTCTGTCACTGGCCAACAGCACCGCCGCCCCATCTGCCCTCACCGAGATGTTGAAAAGAGCACTAATTGTTG ATGGAGTGCCAACCTGGAGACCTCCAGCCAACGTCCTGTACAATTCCTGGCAGCCAAGTTCATTGGATATTGAGATGTCGGCCTACGTACTGCTCGCCATGCACAGACTCAAACTAATGGATCAAGGATTCACTCTGGTGAAGTGGCTTAGTAAGCAAAGAAACCATCTTGGGGGATTCGGATCCACTCAG GATACAGTGATGGCGTTGCATGCCCTGTCAATCTACGCCACCTTCAGCAACGCAGAGTCCATAGATCTCACCATCACTGTGAACGGTGCCTTCAGCACTGCTGCCATATTCTACATAGACAGATACAATTACTTGCTCCAGCAGAGCCAAGACCTGCCC ATTGAAGCAGAAGACGGGGTTGATATTGAGGTGATGGCAGAGGGTAAAGGCTTCGCTCTGTTTCAG CTTAATGTGTTCTACAACGTGATGAACCCGAGAACATCACTCAGACGGCGTGACATACACACAGATGAggccttttatttgtatatagaCGTAATGGACAATGAGGAGTTCAATGTAAACCTTCACATATGTTTCAG gCTGAGGGAGGACCAGGCCCTGAAACAGACGGGTATGGCCATACTGGACGTGGGTTTACTCACGGGGTTCGGTTTGGCCCAAAACGGTGTCCAGCTAAATGATTTAGTGAGAAGAGTAGAGACGTCTTCAGGACgagttacactttatttagaCACG GTGACCACAATGGAAAGGTGTGTTGAAATATCCACCATCCTGGACTTTAAGGTGGTCAATGTCCAAGATGCTGTGGTCGTGATCTACGATTACTATGAGCCCA GACGGAGGACAGTGCGGTCCTACACATCTGAGGCAAGACGGGACATGTCTGTGTGTTCGCTGTGTGGGCCGGATTGCTCCCAGTGTGGGGTTCGAGACAGCTGGCCGACTGACGGGACGCCACCCATTAACCAACATCCACTTCTGGCTCTAAGTTTGACCACGACACTCGTCATCCTCCTGTCAATCTGCAACTAG